The sequence TCGAAGATGAAAACCCCTTGACCGGCAGTTCTTCTCTAGACCTTGCCGGAGCTCTGACTGGTGTGATGACAAAAGATACATCAGAGGAATCTTCGGAAGAACAGACCGCTTCAGATAAAGAAAAAGTTGACGAGAATGGAGAAAATAAACAAAAAGAGTCACTTGATTTAGATAATCAGGCCTTCTTTATCCGGCAGGAATGGAAAATCGATGCGTCAAGTGAAGATATAATCTCTGTTCTCTTGGATGATCCAGAATTGGCCGAAAAAATTCAGGACCAGATCAATAGGCATATTGACATTTATGAGACAGAATATCCGTATATTGATATCGATTCAATAGGCACATACGATGATGAAACATTATCTGAACTTCTCATTGATACCATAAAAGAGATTGGCACAAATATATTAAAGATCCCAAGCAGCCCTCTTGATTTCCCTGAAAAAGTAGCAAAAGCAATACGTGACGATGTAATGGGTACGAATACTCTTATCAGTTCAAAAGGAAAGGAATTCCTGGAAGAAACGAAAAAATTAGAGATGCAAGGTGTGCCTTATGAGGAAGCATGTGATACCGTATGGAATCGGATGGAGAAAAAATTCAACGCGACTGAACGATATCAATTTCAAATATTACAGGATTTAATTCCAAGAGAGAAAGATGTCAATATTATGCAATATCTAAAGAATTCATACAAAGATGTGTATGAACAGGTACGAAGAAAGGATGAGGATTTAGTTACCTATGAATATGAACAGAATGCAAAAATCAGGGCAAAATTAGAGTTTATATTGAAAGAAAGGATCAATAATTTGCAAGAAGAAAGAGGGGAAAAATAATCTTTGAACACCGTGGCAAAAAATACTCAATAACTCGGTTATTGGATACGTTGGATGTTATTGAATGTTTCAAGCAGCCTGGAAACGTTCTACGAGTGGGGGAGATGGTTGAAAAACAAGATCAATTATTTAACACTCCTGGGGTTACTCCACCTACATCGGTATGAGTGGGCGGGAATATAGGATCCATTGATTATTCATGAGTGAGATATCTTTCACCTCATCATGCTCATGCAGGAACCAACCCCGGAAATGGTCCAGTCATGGAAAGAAACGTATAATACCTTCAGACCAGGACTCAAACCGAATAGGAAACCAATCCAAGACGTCATTGCATACCTAAAAGAGAACTATCCGGTCATAGAACGGAACGAAGAAAGCCTGCTTCAGGTCGTTATTGATAATGTAATCCTGAACGAATATTCCGCACAAAAGATTTCAACCGGGAAAAATCCTCTGCCACAGGTCTTCCAGATAGAAAACACCGGAACCGGAAAACGTCTCTATGAAAATCAGGATGATGTGTTCAAGGGATGTGATATTATTGTTGGCTTTGAACTCGAATCAGGATATTTCATGGTCGAAGGAAGTAGTCAGATCTGGGATGAGTTATTTGTATATCGCGGTCTTGATGAAGAAGATCTGAATAATTATTATCTGGTTGCTGAATACGTGTCATGTGTCCAAAAATCAGGGATTCCGGGTATCTAGTACCCGAATTTACTTTTTTCCTACATAGAACGTAACCATCTCATGCATACCTGACCCATCATCAGGTAACAGGTTTTCAAATGATTGAACCGAATGAAAACCGTAATCACTCAGAATTGATGATAAACCTTCAGACTCATAATAATGTGTCCAGAAACGATAAACCACAGGATCATCCGATTCCGGGCAGACAATATGCTGCTGAAGGATTACCTGTTTCTCTTCGTAGTGAAACGTTTCAGATAAAGCAAGATACGGTTCATCTTTCCAGAATCCCTTCTCGGCAACCTCCCATGATTTTCCCGGCACGTTCATTTTGTCAGGAGATTTCGTGTTGAGCGTATCAAAAATGAATAAACCTCCTGGTTTGAGAGCCCGATAGACATTTTTCAGGAGTTTTTCTCTTTCCGCAGGGATCAACACATCAAAGTCACAATAAATCATCATCACCAGGTCAAACCGGTTATCAAAGGTAAGGTTAAGATAATTCTGACAGATGTATTCTATATCCAGGCATTTCGCTGCTGCTTCCTTCTTTGCATAATCAATAGAACGCCTTGAAAAATCCACTCCGGTAACATGGTGGCCTCGTTCTGCCAGCAGTTCGCAATATAATCCAGGACCACATCCAAGATCAAGAATTGAGTTTTCGGACCCATTGATGTTTCCCAAAATCCAATCAACGGTCCTCATGATGGTTGATCGTTTTCTACTTGCTGAATCGGTTTCCTGGCTCAGGTGAATCTGCAGGAGTTGGCTTGAAATATACTCGTCCTCCCACATACATGCTGTGCCTTTTTCATACAGGGCCACCGGCCCGGATATATCGAGAATTTTAGATATCTGCATACTATACTCTCCTTTTATATACTAATCAAAATCTATACAAAACCTCCCTGGTTTTTTTCAGCCTTAACTAAGAACCTGTGCTATTATTGAGCACATCAAGATGCCTGAATCATTCAGAGAGAAAATAAACGAAGAATTATGCGTTCAAAGTCTATTAATACTCTATCTCGCAAAATATAACTTTTGTGTAAAAAATGATCCAATGAAGAGACTGTAATGTGACCATTATTAATGAACTGGTTAGATTTTAAGAGATATTGTGTTGAGTACTAAAATTTATTCTCCAAAACCCAGCTGGGATCTCAATCTCAAATCTTGATCCTTTCCCCGGCTCTCCGGTCTCTTTGATGGTGAGCTTGGTTATTCCCAGAATTTCTTTGGCTAAAAATAATCCAATGCCGGTATTTTT comes from Methanospirillum hungatei and encodes:
- a CDS encoding class I SAM-dependent methyltransferase, yielding MQISKILDISGPVALYEKGTACMWEDEYISSQLLQIHLSQETDSASRKRSTIMRTVDWILGNINGSENSILDLGCGPGLYCELLAERGHHVTGVDFSRRSIDYAKKEAAAKCLDIEYICQNYLNLTFDNRFDLVMMIYCDFDVLIPAEREKLLKNVYRALKPGGLFIFDTLNTKSPDKMNVPGKSWEVAEKGFWKDEPYLALSETFHYEEKQVILQQHIVCPESDDPVVYRFWTHYYESEGLSSILSDYGFHSVQSFENLLPDDGSGMHEMVTFYVGKK